The following is a genomic window from Rutidosis leptorrhynchoides isolate AG116_Rl617_1_P2 chromosome 8, CSIRO_AGI_Rlap_v1, whole genome shotgun sequence.
cgggtcgtcacagtacctacccgttaaagaaatttcgtcccgaaatttgattaagaTGGTCATGACTGGCAATAagcatgttttcatgacgcatacgagctacaAATTAGAGTTGTTATtattagtgagtaatatggataaaacgattcacttatgtgaagagtacgagtgaagctatcacaaaagagtgaaatgattaaatgcaTGTTTGTCTTAActagtgacgtagtcacgattgatttccggaattccagggatttagagaaaatctttgtaataagatttgattcttcggtaattaagaaaattaggatctccattgattaaatgcaataatctatttagattgctctgtctgatttttcatttataaattaaactcttccgttccattattctcaccattcctatactttctttcttaattcatacatccaaaagattgtgaaaatgtttaatcccatTCTaaaccttgatattttcctaattatcatttctgtcatccttcttttcaatcttccaccagaaaaatatgtttacttctactattaccttggggtgatactattcttaattctaccgtgtctttatattgctattcgtattaatatccacggtttgtaatctccgtgttgttattgggctttatattttctcttatattttggagatctttgcctttttattcttttctcgacctctagtaaagcgagtaatggttcagaatttgtaggtatgaatttcaaaatgaacataactaatgttttaagaaagaaatagtaatagcacgatcttgattagtcaaattaccaaaattcaagagaaaagatagaactatcaagaaataatgttcttgatatgtttatatattagatagaatgtaagagtcgtataatatggcacatgatgttgttatggtctgtgaatcatcacgtttcattagaaacttagcatgacttactgtaatataatcacgttgatcaagtgtcattatattatactaactcatgcttcagttcccaacactacttcaataacattcatattttaagttcgaatttgtcagaatttagaaactaaaacagtttcctttctgatgtaacactaatatcgcgaagagatatatgatttcagacaagaatagttatgaaaatatcttcaggaatatcgaggatatttataatgaaagatacgatgatatcttagaatttctaatatcgatagatGATGAATAAGATTTATTCGTAAAGGTTTAagatcagaagcaaggtattcgttaatgacttcagcaaatactaaatcatttggattctttgaaggcagatttagtctttgtgatttgttcacagcctccttcatagtttcgtataattcgcttttcggtactaaattttttattGATCGTTTCCAGCACTCCATtcattatcatcatacttttgactgttaaagtcatcaacgGTTTTCGCTGTTTTATCAGCTTTCTCAAGAtttaaagaactgattcgtagactagagtgtttttcagaatttcagaatgggagatcataattctaaaagataaatgttatatgtatacatataactattgatgtagaaatgctgcgagattcaaaatactgattgctgatttcccggtacttggtatgacaattctcgttacaagatacggatgagtatatgatagggttttaatgaacaaatataatggtttttcggagagacttaagccaatgagtaatgaagttgctggaaaATTTTctgctaatatggtgggatataaatggtttctcggtaataatgacgaaaggcaggcttatatatcaaagttataataagtttaatctgaatgaaagtcaaagttgatttgctggagctgtgacaaaattggataatttggaaaggaattgtaaagttattttcggtaatagtaacGCCAAAGGAgccagcacagatacgtgttaaacgtttactcaggttccgagtgtttttcaggtgcataactatgtgcataaatctttccttccatagatgaagtgcggttggttcatcctcccgattgaggtgttttcaagaatcatgaaagatttgaacgcatattgtaatcgtcaagatacaaatgaagtttaagatgaaatcaagtggcaaacttgaagaaatgtttagtttcatatgtagtaatcaatattttaattcattttaattgttcaaggttagtagtccacaattaggtagtcaacagttagcagttcaataattcatatatagtttaatatatttaatacgtgtcgtgacccattatatacatgtctcagactcgatcacaactcaaagtatatatattattttaaaatcaacctcaaccctgtatagctaacttgatcattaccgcatatagagtgtctatagttattccaaataatatatatagatgacgtcgatatgatatgtcaaaactttgtatacgtgtcccgatatttaaatgcgtaaataacagtatttaaaagacgataaataaagtgtgtaaaataaataacagaaattagcaataataattataataaaaataattaaattgcTACCTTTAAGAAATCAGCAAAAAAGAATGCCCCGgcccgagctcgaacccgcgaccacctgGATAACCAACACACCTCTAAACCATTCCTCTATTTCGTTTTTTTCTGATTATAATGAAACTGAAATATATTTAACTCATTATTATATTCGTTTTAATTtttcttcatcttcctcacacAAATCGACCATGGATCAAACCCAATTACTAACACGTTTTAAGATTTAAATTATATTAGAAATTGAAGCATAAAAGACCTGTGATAAATGGTTtgtaataacaaaaaataaaatttaaaaaaaaaaaatatattctgcTCATACATATGACTCGCTAATACACAAATTCAAATTCGAAATTGTAGACTGTTATAGCCCACGATTCcttcatgaaaaaggttctaattcgttattagaaactatctggatcatcaatttgatttaaaacatcaaaacgatTTCAAATTTTACTATGAACAgatcggttgactttttgaaaatcaactttgactccaaaattgaagcTCGATAAAATGATTTGgaccttgaaactttccagatagtttaagtggaATATTACTAACAATACTGCATTTCAAATTTTTGAAATTCGTTAATAAATCGAACGGTTTGAAAATCAAGAAAAGAACAGGGCAGTCGGCCTTTGTTCTTCATTTTTCTActaaatttaattaaattaaaaattgtAAAAGGTAACTACAAGTGATATTTGGTAATGTAATTCGACTAGTATCCCTTAATGACTGGAATTGATTGTTTTATAAAGCAATTTGTCGACAAGGAGAATCACTCAAAAGAAACAGATAAATACGTAAAGATAAAAGTTGAGTAAGACCCTCAACTGATTTTGGATATTTCTGTGGATTTGATATCGACTGGTTACAAATTAGAGACAAGAACAAAAATTTAGATCGTGATGGTTATACAGAATCCAGTTTTTTTTTTATACCCGATATGtctattattaaataaataaatatataaataataatactaataattataataataataattatatgaataataataatggttaatatttatcctattaaaactgataataataataattattattaaaaatgatattattaatgatactaataatatattgtattatttttataatatcaataatgattttaatgataatggtaattataaaaataataataatactaatcttaataataattaaatcataattttactattaattataataataatgattttactaataataacaataatactggaAATTAAATGTAtttactttcatatatatatatatatatatatatatatatatatatatatatatatatatatatatatatatatatatatatatatatatatatatatattgatattaatcttaataataataatgataagaataacatTAATATGATaactatattttaaatttgtattttttttatagtttaatattacatattactaattatgctatatctaataattatataatacatataatatttatatcttttatatatactccaatatacatatcataatacgtctttatagaatcatatatatttatatatatatatagctttaatttAATAACCACTATATTATCTTGTATAATACTTCACATTCTTAATTCTaatgattacattttattatttccaattattatatacacttacatttatatacatatatgtatttattaataaataatgattcatgaatcgtcggaaacagtcaaagggtaattgcataaatgaaaacacttcaaaatatttgagattcaacattacagactttacttatcgtgtcgaaactatataaagattaagtttaaatttggtcaaaaatttccgggtcgtcacaacagctCACACATGGAcctatcatgatagctcctgattggagtttaccattcgaaatcatgagTGATGCGAGTGACTTCACAGTTGGATTTGTACTAGGACAACGGAAAGATAAGCATTTCCATCCGATCTATTAGGCCAGAAAAACCTTAATCCGAGCTCAATAGAATTACACCactacggaaaaggagctgctggcaatagttttcgccttcgacaaatttcgttcTTATCACATTCTGgccaaaactacggtttacacagatcattTAGCCCTAAAATATATgtttactaagcaagatgctaaaccaatacttctacgatggatcttactccttgagaaattcgatatcgagattaaagataagaaaggagcagagaacgtcgcagtagATCATCTTAGTTGTTTGGAGAATCCAGCAATGGAAAAACTtgttgaacaagatatcagagacaaatttTCGCAAGAAtagcttatgagcttaggacaagccaacataggatcacaattcaccgataccccttggtacgctgacatggccaactacctagttgccggagtagtacaaaaaggagtgagcacatcccgaagaaggaagttcttcagggatgctaaaTATTAATACTGGGAAGATCCGTACCTGTTCAGAATTTGCTctaatcagataatcaggaggtgcgtaaaTGAGAAACAAGCAATGggaattcttcaccaatgtcatcacgggccaactggaggtcatcatggagcaaaattAACCGCAAGAAAGTCTACgattcaggattttattggcctactatattccgagatgcgcaagagattgtaaagcgttgcgacgcttaccaaagacaaggtattatctctataaaGAACgatatgcctcggactaatatccaagcttgcgaaatcttcgatatatggggattagactttatgggacCATTCCTTAAGTCTAATGGAAAAGAATCTGTCCTCGTAATAGTAGATTATGTCTCCATTTGGGTCGAAGCCCAaacatttccaaccaatgatgccaaggtcgtcaccaatTTCCTAAAAAGACTCCTCTGTCGATtcggagctccccgcgctataataagtgatagaggcacacacttttggaatactcaatttatgaaggtgatgcaacaatacgaagttatccacaagatgtccactgcctatcttCCGCAGACCAACGGATAAGCGGaagtcactaacagagcactcaaaagaattatAGAACAAATCAtcggccatcatgggaataaatgggccgagaaactagatgatgctctatAGGCATTCCGGACTACTTAAAAGAATCCTCTAGGaattacaccctaccgcatgatctatggaaaagcatgtcaccttccgctagaactcGAATACAATACTCTCTGGGCACTGAAAACTTGCAACCTTGATCTTTCAGTAACTGCTAGACATAAAAAAATGCAGATAAATGAACTTGCAGAATTAAGAGACCAAACATATGAGACGTCGtatatctacaaggaacggacgaagctgacacacgatgcaaaactgataccAATAAATTTCGCTcttggagataaagttctactctgcAATTCTAGATTCAAGAAATTCACTGGTAAATTCAGATCTCGATGGAGTGGACCATTTAAAGTAACACATGCTTTTTCGCTTGGAGCCGTAAAATTAGAAGGACCCATCGAAAACTTCAAAGTCAATGGCCGCCGATTGAAAGCTTATGTTGAGACCTCGACAGGGAGGAATATCTCTTCTcccttgatccattctgaagacatGACAGAAAAgttgagctgtaacgacttgataaacaaagcgctcttgggaggcaccccatgCTTATCCTTTTAATTATTTTCAATTTCAATTTATTTTCagtttacaaaatatttttactgtgcactaaccctaagcgtcgtacttgcgcttagtacttactagTTTGTTGAAATGTATCCAAGAAAAATGCCAAGTTGAGGAGTTTCCTATAACATTCCCATCCGCAGGAGAAGGACTCTCAGGGTTAACCTATCAAAGAGCAGCACAGATTAGCGTAGGCCTTCGACGGGACAGCTAGGCCTGATACGTTTGTGTCTAGAGAGTGTTGAGgatgatattgtagtgacccgaacttttccatgattatatattatatgagattaatatttacatgaataaatgtttccaacatgttaagcaatcaaacttgttaagacttgattaattgaaataggtttcatgtagacatttgaccacccatattgaccggcgattcacgaacgttaaaacttgtaaaaactatatatatatatatatatatatatatatatatatatatatatatatatatatatatatatatatatatatatatatatatatatataggtatcatgatattatgataagtatgtatctcactaggtatattaacaatgagttatatacataaaaaaatgagattactaagttaagaaactcgaaacgatatatataacgattatcgttataacaacgccttactaaatacatatgtatcagattaaggtattgttacattataattaacatgataaaatgaaaattatatatatcattatgtatgttaacaatgaactacatatgtaaaacaagactactaacttaaggtttcaaaacaacacttacatgtaacgactaacgatgacttaacgactcagttaaaatgtatatacatgtagtattttaagatgaattcatacacttttgaaagacttcaagatacatatcaatgtacttctacttataaaaaatgcttaaaatttcattctcattcattttcatcaataattctactcgtatgcacccgtattcgtactcgtacaatacccagcttctaaacgtatttactattggtatatacacttcaatgatcagctcttagtagcccttgtgagtcacctaaccatgtaggaaccatcatttaacatctagcatgaaatatctcacaaaattaccaaCTAATGTGACCTTAAATGTCATCCCATATTCACGTGAAAGATGGAGTACACAAAGACActttgatttccatttttatgcatcaaattactctctctcaattactcttttagtgttctaagtgttcgtcatcatttccttcataatctagctcaatctaggtaacctagatcaacatacaaaacaactactcaagaaaacttcaagaacactttcaagtttgcaagtctacttccaagctttctaatccattccaagcaatcatctaggatcaagaaacctttgttatttatagtaggttatctctctaattcaaggtaatactcatattcaaactttggttcaatttctataactataacaatcttatttcgagtggaaatcttacttgaacttgttttcgtgtcatgattctacttcaagaactttcaagccatccaagaatcctttgaagctagatcaatttttgtcacttccagtaggtttacctactaaacttaaggtattaatgatgttcataacatcattcgattcatatatatatatatatatatatatatatatatatatatatatatatatatatatatatatatatatatatatatatatataactatcttactcgaagatttaaacttgtaatcactagaacatagtttagttaattctaaacttgttcgcaaacaaagttaatccatctaacttaacttttaaaatcaactaaacacatgttctatatctatatgatatgctaacttaatgatttaaaacttgaaaacacgaaaaacatcgtaaaaccggacatacgccgttgtagtaacaccgcgggctgttttgggtatgataattaataactatgataaactttgatttaaaagttgttcttctgggaaaatgatttttcttatgcacatgaaactatatccaaaaaacatggtttaactcaaagtggaagtatgtttttcaaaatggtcatcaagatgtcgttctttcgacggaaatgactacctttttaaaaaaatgacttgtaacctgtatttctgactataaacttatactttttctatttagtttcataaattttagttccttataaaaccatagcaacttgaatcactcaaaacgaatttgaaacgaagaaatgacgggtaaaacaaaattggataaacttgctagttttagctacgaaaattttgtaacaaatctagactaaacatatcctaactaatttatattgtattatacatattatgtaatcttgggataccatagacacgtatacaatgttttgacatatcatatcgacccatctatatatattatttggaacaaccatagacactctatatgcagtaatgctggagttagctatacaaggttgaggttgattccaaaatattatatatactttgagttgtgatctagcctgagacttgtatacactgggtcgtggattgattcgagataatattaatttatttttatacatctaactgtggacaactagttgtagattactaacgttggacttctaacttaacaaacttaaatcattaaaacataataaaaaatgttgtgaatatatttcgatcataatttgatatatatgtacatatttgttataggttcgtgaatcgatcagtggccaagtcttacttctcgacgaagtaaaaatttgtgaaagtgagttatagtcccacttttaaagtctaatatttttgggatgagaatacatgcagttttataaatgttttaagaaatagacacaagtaatcgaaactacattctatgggtgaatgatcgaagccgaatatgcccctttttgtttggtagcctaagaattagtaaaccgatctactaattgacgcgaatcctaaagatagatctattgggcctaacaaaccccatccatggttgcggatgctttagtacttcgatgttgttttatcatgtccgataatggtcccggaatgatagggcatattcttatatgcatcttgttaatgtcagttactagatgttcaatccatatgaatgatttttattcatgcatgttgtttacaaaaaatggaaatatgaaatcttctggtctattattacaaattgataaatatatcggttaaacctataactcaccaacatttttgttgacgtttaaagcatgtttattctcaggtgattattaagagcttccgctgttgcatgctaatttatggacaagagttggagtcagcatgcttgtataatattgtttaaaaactgcattcaaagatttaaattgatgtgtaatattattgaaaaccattatgtaataatcgtgtaaaaatgctatattttagattatcattatttgatagtcGTCatcatatttttaaacctttatcgataaaataaaggttatggtttgttttaaaatcgaatgcagtctttgaaaaatgtttcatatagaggtcaaaacctcataacgaaatcaattaatatggaacgtttataatcgatatgaacgagacatttcagatgTCAATACGGCACCTCGAGCTCCTCCAGTACAACGCTCCAGGCGTTTAGCTTCTAGACCCGTTGAGCAGCCAGAGCCATTAGAGCGTGTTAGGACCCCAAAGTATGTAtaatgttaatgtgaaacatgcctaaattaaggttccttagaagagggctatataatgaacctaagtagtcctaattagatagccattatattgtaaactagtttaagaagctgtggaaccCATTGTACGgaatctctctaataccgaatctattATTCACATACCGAGTCTCACTTAatctcatcacatcttctaatctcactatgatctgacctatcatttggtatcagagctcccAGGGAGTAATATTACATCTCTATATCGacccagagattgaagattacagaatctgtacactcttagttagattgaatcacattcggtatcatcgaatttgataatctgacgttcagattcttgtgataagatcagcgaaggtttattatgtgtattagaaagagttttgatcatcattacagctttttaataacaattatggagaatcaagttgatttttcgagttcgtggctaaaactatcGGTATTGATCAATTAGAGCTTGATTTTGTGCTTAGTTGAAGATCAGTGGATTCAGTAGtattcgtgaggtgtttaatcacatattTGACGGTTCAATTTTTATTGATTCTTCAATAATTGAAGTtttgatctacattcggtatcttaactgccataccgaatctgcttcaaagttggaaattcatcttaagtgtagCAGTTTGTGGTGTGTTAgtaattctatcacattcggtttgtggTGTGGTTTGAGCAAGGATTCAATCAATTTTCTAAGTTTTCACTTAGATTCGGTTTGTCAACTGGTACAGTTGACATTCGTTATCCTATACATTCGGTTTCAtcgatattctgtttgttactaacttctTTCCTTGtgtagcaaggttaccgaatctaattcaaaggaattggattgttTTAAGTTCTAAGTTTTTACAGAATTTGGCTACCGAGCCAGATACCGAACCAGAGTCTCTGTTTCACTTGATACTTGGGCTTTAAATGTTCTAAGGTTTCAATTCTTATGGTTACTGAATCTATACCGAATCAGGGTGTGATACTTGTTATTCATGTTAGTTTCTGATATAGAATCTGATatgccgaatctgctacagtaccgaaccagataccgattctgctacagtaccgaatctgatactgaatctaacatttttgttagatttttgtgaaccAGAATCTTAGATTGTGTGTAATACCAAATCTTTACCTAATCTACCTCATTATCAAAATGTCTACTCAAGACACATTGATCATAGGattagattcccgacctccagtgttgtttaatagcaaatacactcagtggctccatcgtatcactcagtacatagactacaatggTGAGAAGGCAAAATACATATGGGATTctttgagagatggtccagttgttgagtatcatccggatactggtatgccaattccagtctatgaactttctggtgagaaACGTGAGAGAGCACTGTGTGATATTGAAGCTaaaaatattgtcatgcaagccatCCTGTAtgtgttgtttgaaaatgttgacagCAATACCACTGCTAAGGacgtatgggatgagatcaaaaggCAAtaggaaggttatgacatgtcagatgttacgaaactgaataaggctcttggactttatgaagatttcaagcaggaacccgaaGAACTTTTCAAGGAAACCTACCAACATTTCAATAGTGTCcttaatgagttgaaaaggtgcaagattacaaaagtgaatgctgagatcaacatgaagtttctcaaaaagctcaatgttgattggagaCCTTATGGAACAATCATtcaatctaccaaagagattgataagctGAATATTCATGATCAAGTTGGAGTACTTATGCATTATCAGCCTACAGTGTCAAAAACAATAGCGCAGAGGAAAGAGTCTTCTCTgggtgatccacttgccctaattgccaagaagaaaacaaaatcattcaccacttccaaaagcttatccaagaaggtgcttgttgaagaatcaacttatTCCGAAGAATTGAATCTTTCAGATGTTGAAGATTCTCACCTTAAACTAGTTAAAATGGAAGCCATGTTCactaaagccttgaacaaacacaagtttaaaggaaatcaagcaatcaatgcaagaactcatcttcttcctcctattACAAGAAACATGATCTATCAAAAcatcaacgtgctgatgattcaaAGAAGGATgactcaatctgtttcaattgtggcaaagctagtCATTACTCTCGTAAGCGGAAGATGCATAAGAAAAAGGATgcaacttactacaagaagaaaattttAATGgcgaagattgtggaaactgggggaaagctgaaaccggttgatgacacTTCGTTTAACTGGACAGATGATTCCGATTccaaggtggaacatgcaaatgtttacaAGGTGACCAAGCTGATTAAGGCTAAGGAAGAAAGGGAGAATTCTGACTCCACGTCTTATGATGAGGTACAAACAACTGAAATCCCATttgattttatcaaaatgcaaaaagacttgatgaagaatttagtctcaatgtcaaaagaagtcaaaggtttaaaatctgaaaacaaag
Proteins encoded in this region:
- the LOC139864038 gene encoding uncharacterized protein — encoded protein: MQINELAELRDQTYETSYIYKERTKLTHDAKLIPINFALGDKVLLCNSRFKKFTGKFRSRWSGPFKVTHAFSLGAVKLEGPIENFKVNGRRLKAYVETSTGRNISSPLIHSEDMTEKLSFYELSGEKRERALCDIEAKNIVMQAILYVLFENVDSNTTAKDVWDEIKRQ